Proteins co-encoded in one Polynucleobacter sp. MG-6-Vaara-E2 genomic window:
- a CDS encoding NERD domain-containing protein, producing the protein MARMIPLLTGDQLSAVKSRAEARFYEACRDQLSSDFVVIHSAGWLYKDARGRLKEGEADFIILTPTAGIYVVEVKGGGISFDPANGKWSSKDRNGYQHEIKDPFRQASSERHALLDQLNGSPEWRQWKGERVSLGHSVFFPDIADSANIVGPERPRELIGISVDLKSLTSWLDRLIKFWRQNGETPLGSQGVKILEKFLTKPIEVRPAFVATIDDAEVQRIRLTNNQAKVLRIIGGRTRAVISGGAGTGKTLIAVEKAKYFASNGLKTLLLCYNRPLADSLALALQDQPLLAVLDFHQLCDRRIRQAKGSTGRDLLKEAAEAYPGNSSFHLYGVQMPYALALSNELLDEKFDAIVIDEAQDFSDEYWFGIEELLKDVNKSYLYIFIDQNQEIYKRHGNLPVTEAPYHLTANCRNTIPIHRLAYNFYKGEVVDEPELQGPNAQLLAINDQDSQVKEILNTLAKWTSDDAIKPVDIVILITGQDKEMAYKALEHEASLHGVKLSFGNHARRSNQVLVDSVYRFKGLESSAVILWVGDEVFDSKETELIYVGISRAKTLLSVVASTKSIEIIKDGFQ; encoded by the coding sequence ATGGCTCGCATGATTCCGCTCCTTACTGGCGATCAATTATCGGCAGTTAAATCACGTGCTGAGGCGCGATTTTATGAGGCATGCCGCGATCAATTATCTTCAGACTTTGTGGTGATTCATAGCGCAGGTTGGCTTTATAAAGACGCACGAGGAAGATTAAAAGAAGGTGAGGCTGATTTCATTATCCTTACACCAACTGCGGGCATTTATGTAGTGGAGGTAAAAGGCGGGGGTATTTCTTTTGACCCCGCCAATGGAAAATGGTCCTCGAAAGATCGTAATGGCTATCAGCATGAAATAAAGGACCCATTTAGACAAGCATCTAGTGAGCGTCATGCTTTGCTTGATCAATTGAATGGAAGTCCCGAATGGAGACAATGGAAGGGTGAGCGCGTCTCGCTCGGACATAGCGTATTTTTTCCTGATATTGCCGATTCAGCAAATATTGTCGGCCCAGAGCGTCCACGAGAGCTTATTGGTATTTCAGTAGATTTGAAAAGCCTTACATCATGGTTAGATAGATTAATTAAATTCTGGCGTCAGAACGGAGAAACCCCATTAGGCTCCCAGGGAGTCAAAATTCTTGAGAAATTTTTGACGAAACCGATTGAGGTGAGGCCGGCATTTGTGGCGACCATTGATGATGCGGAAGTACAAAGAATTCGGTTGACCAATAATCAAGCAAAAGTGCTACGCATTATTGGTGGGAGAACGCGGGCTGTTATTTCTGGTGGCGCTGGAACGGGAAAAACATTAATTGCAGTTGAGAAGGCAAAGTATTTTGCTAGTAACGGGTTAAAAACACTTCTACTTTGTTACAACCGACCTTTAGCTGATTCATTGGCTCTTGCATTACAAGATCAACCTTTGCTGGCCGTATTGGATTTTCATCAATTATGTGACCGAAGAATTAGACAGGCAAAAGGAAGCACAGGACGGGACTTGTTAAAAGAGGCAGCAGAAGCATACCCAGGAAACTCAAGTTTTCACTTATACGGTGTCCAGATGCCATACGCACTAGCCCTCTCTAATGAATTATTAGATGAAAAATTTGATGCAATTGTGATTGATGAGGCCCAAGATTTTAGTGATGAATATTGGTTTGGAATAGAAGAGCTTCTTAAGGATGTGAATAAAAGTTATCTCTATATTTTTATCGATCAAAACCAAGAGATATATAAAAGACATGGGAATTTACCGGTTACCGAGGCCCCATATCATTTGACTGCAAACTGCAGAAATACTATTCCAATTCATAGGTTGGCGTATAACTTTTATAAAGGCGAGGTCGTGGATGAGCCCGAGTTACAGGGCCCCAATGCGCAATTATTAGCTATAAATGATCAAGATTCACAGGTTAAAGAGATACTTAATACATTAGCAAAATGGACATCTGATGATGCTATTAAACCTGTGGATATAGTTATTCTTATTACTGGGCAAGATAAGGAGATGGCTTATAAGGCATTAGAGCATGAAGCAAGTCTGCATGGAGTCAAGTTGTCATTCGGGAATCATGCCAGGCGATCCAATCAGGTATTGGTAGATAGCGTTTATCGGTTTAAAGGATTAGAGTCCAGCGCAGTAATTTTATGGGTTGGTGATGAAGTCTTTGATAGCAAAGAAACAGAATTAATTTATGTTGGCATTTCCAGGGCGAAAACTTTACTTTCGGTAGTTGCTTCAACTAAATCCATAGAAATTATTAAAGATGGATTTCAATGA
- a CDS encoding SprT-like domain-containing protein: MGEINREQWLMRAVDHIVPIFDKAGYSIPIVKVSVGFPSSGGKGRHLGQCWSTRSAVDGINQIFIAPHLQTPLDFLDTLVHELVHAVDDCQSGHGENFRKIALDVGLKGPMRSAGAGDWLKQDLIRIVDKLGTFPHGRLSLPVRTMQKAPKRPGAKCSKCGYEVVMLKRHLILGPPICPKDMEGMEETGDWD, encoded by the coding sequence ATGGGTGAAATAAATCGAGAGCAATGGTTAATGCGCGCTGTAGATCATATAGTGCCAATATTTGATAAGGCTGGATATTCAATACCAATAGTGAAGGTATCGGTTGGGTTTCCAAGTTCTGGCGGAAAAGGACGGCACCTAGGTCAGTGCTGGTCTACAAGATCTGCTGTAGACGGGATTAATCAAATCTTTATAGCACCACATCTTCAGACGCCGTTAGACTTCTTAGATACCTTGGTGCATGAATTAGTACATGCTGTAGATGATTGCCAAAGTGGACATGGTGAAAATTTTAGAAAAATTGCACTGGATGTTGGGCTAAAGGGGCCGATGAGAAGCGCTGGTGCTGGTGATTGGCTAAAGCAGGATTTAATTAGGATTGTGGATAAGTTAGGCACTTTCCCTCATGGTAGATTGAGCTTGCCAGTCAGAACTATGCAAAAAGCCCCCAAAAGACCAGGTGCAAAATGCTCTAAGTGCGGATATGAGGTGGTGATGTTGAAAAGGCATCTTATTTTAGGCCCCCCAATTTGCCCCAAGGACATGGAGGGGATGGAGGAAACGGGAGATTGGGATTAA
- a CDS encoding putative quorum-sensing-regulated virulence factor translates to MSKTIIFDTEATGIKEPVLIEAAWVELESIEPFTVTNPFVQRYNPGKPITLGALATHHIMDEELVNCPPAASFTLPGHVDYIIGHNVDFDWEVIGKPEIKRICTLALARKLWPDLDSHNQSALMYYLERDTAREQLRNAHSAIADVGICAVILDHICQELDIKTIEDLYAESEKARTPTTMPFGKHKGMLLSDVPSDYKQWLLTQGDIDPYLRKALGA, encoded by the coding sequence ATGTCCAAAACCATTATTTTCGATACCGAAGCTACAGGCATTAAAGAACCCGTATTAATAGAAGCTGCTTGGGTTGAGCTTGAATCTATTGAGCCCTTTACTGTTACCAACCCTTTTGTACAGCGCTATAACCCTGGTAAACCCATTACCCTTGGTGCACTAGCTACTCATCACATCATGGATGAAGAATTGGTTAATTGCCCACCCGCAGCTAGCTTTACATTGCCCGGTCATGTGGACTACATCATTGGGCATAACGTGGACTTTGACTGGGAAGTGATTGGTAAACCCGAAATCAAACGTATCTGCACACTAGCTCTAGCCCGCAAGCTTTGGCCTGATTTAGATAGCCATAATCAAAGTGCTCTCATGTATTACTTGGAACGCGATACAGCACGTGAGCAATTACGTAACGCACATTCGGCTATTGCAGATGTGGGTATTTGCGCTGTGATCCTAGATCACATTTGCCAAGAGCTAGACATCAAAACTATTGAAGATTTATATGCTGAATCCGAGAAAGCTAGAACCCCAACAACGATGCCATTTGGTAAACATAAGGGCATGTTGTTATCAGATGTACCTAGTGACTATAAACAGTGGCTGCTGACTCAAGGGGATATTGATCCATACCTACGGAAGGCTTTGGGTGCTTAA
- a CDS encoding DUF3883 domain-containing protein: MSKTPYMIISEIRKEFGIDEAGTNNFRPGKDRVIDGYNNALRLLSTGLYNDQGHFVLEVIQNADDNQYDPKIIPKLEFHITPNSLRLVNNELGFREENVSALCTTGKSSKSKNRGFIGEKGIGFKSVFAVSDAPEIHSNGFHFRFNRLDPENLLGYIVPEWHEPSGEVGKHETTIILPAKTGYQFNNETFKAFDPRLLLFLSKLKEIKIEQSENKLIYLRLDRDEHTTLTSRTFLGGVSKEEKNNYLRVSKLIDVSGVSEESRVEISSSEIVLAFSLKENGEAKVTNDENVFAYLPIRNFGFKFIIQADFILSASRQDINTSSAWNTYLKDQIADIFSTEVLARFKASEPLTYSYLSFLSDFDRIVDPFFKDLPMAILEKLSNVESLPVQGGGWKKPRDIRIAPPEFQNLFPPQIAEKLFNFYYLDKRCKKEFEMLKILGVKSLTDEDLVDIFRAQQDWLDSQSVEWKSNFYAFLATRNISTLLMAGISSVNCIPLAGGGFAAPDDGDAYYPLGKNKKYGFEGELTFVDNNICELAISKCKEAYEFFAKINIKQPDSYTVIKSHILPLHSSEGRKSSENEALIGHLRYVKDNFEAFIASEAKNENIFAVNRATRVISNGMYIGSKSKDKQEWVFAKPDTLYISDEYDPSFSIERFLKSSIGKEVLVSASYIDETASNIFEEKKSWILFFKQIGIIDYPRVVDGTNPSPSEELQLLLDSENSEIRKATLEIIDKNWDYYQDKLETSLGSRRKSPTMVSSHFANALSGMFAPVNKRGNIPISQSYYRNQDIEDIFGDTPPYLTATIFNEELLDICGITYQVDSEACVKRLKQLKEAGGETGAQLKAIYRKLETLWDENTDFQFSYYGLIRIKKKGDVFWAKKDEVTWASNEQFLDSIYPPLEQTYRDFHGFFVGKLGVTEKLSISQKIVALTELDSIPDQQKKKEEAIRIYKQAGREYDDAIKNNLDIDDWLDFIRSNAVYLNQHSQMVSNSDNLYVNDFDEYGELFFDEERLSFLAIPSAEIPRLRNLFSEIPIDFVSENIEKRVLLDSRGVLDEYMTTKIKELTPFFARVFYHKNPRAFEEAMENHKFSILANVKVFKLKDLNVEIELSEIVKRSKIDAIYDSGSIYLQEDASPEEDLIAEEICNFFGIKSSDLIARLLLAKNDSELANILRVKGVPDLPSDVSKGLDGLILETPLDLNGEEGANVNNSDGDDADPIQVNTPNVPTEFKEDGSQSIASTTNSSLERGDFTGDEKFKIPSLFDKAEKFASPSRTSPNLSESSEPASSVNIGESHLTPQNSSSKRSEDNFKERASSGRLISYADSGKDSSEEAGELSAEVVASRDATARAAVKYFLEEHKAKWISFTEMPHNNPGFDVKATSFEGIEEYIEVKGQTNGWTEEGVILTPTELKKAIEAGDRYWLCVVEFAQDENRRRSYLIKNPFENTNQFRFDSGWKTIAQKDSLEILQPEIGLYVNIPDVGKVKIEDIKAYGQIYKIYFLDENQNKISKTFAPSKMILSKD, translated from the coding sequence ATGTCCAAAACGCCTTACATGATAATTTCTGAAATCCGAAAGGAATTTGGAATTGATGAAGCTGGAACTAACAACTTTAGACCAGGTAAAGACAGGGTGATTGATGGCTATAACAATGCACTCCGACTTCTATCGACCGGGCTATATAACGACCAAGGACATTTTGTATTGGAGGTTATTCAAAATGCTGATGATAACCAATACGATCCAAAGATAATTCCTAAGCTTGAATTTCATATCACACCCAATAGCCTTCGACTTGTAAATAATGAGCTAGGATTTCGTGAAGAGAACGTTTCAGCTTTATGTACAACCGGCAAAAGTTCTAAGTCTAAGAATCGAGGATTTATTGGTGAAAAAGGCATTGGATTTAAATCAGTCTTTGCGGTTTCAGATGCCCCCGAAATCCATTCGAATGGATTTCATTTTCGTTTTAATCGGTTAGACCCAGAAAATTTGCTTGGGTATATAGTCCCCGAGTGGCATGAGCCTAGCGGAGAAGTGGGTAAGCATGAGACAACAATTATTTTGCCCGCTAAGACTGGTTACCAATTCAATAATGAGACATTTAAAGCTTTTGATCCAAGGTTATTGCTCTTTTTATCAAAGCTTAAAGAAATAAAAATAGAACAATCAGAAAATAAATTAATTTATCTAAGGCTTGATAGGGATGAGCACACTACTTTAACTAGTAGAACATTCTTGGGGGGTGTTAGTAAAGAAGAAAAAAATAATTATCTTCGCGTATCAAAATTAATTGATGTTTCAGGTGTAAGTGAAGAAAGTCGAGTTGAAATTAGTTCAAGTGAAATTGTTCTTGCATTTTCATTAAAAGAAAATGGAGAGGCAAAAGTTACAAATGACGAGAATGTCTTTGCATATTTACCAATTCGTAATTTTGGCTTCAAATTCATAATACAGGCAGACTTTATCTTAAGTGCCAGTAGACAAGATATAAACACTAGCTCAGCATGGAATACATATCTCAAGGATCAGATTGCTGATATTTTTTCAACTGAGGTATTGGCAAGATTTAAAGCTAGCGAGCCATTAACCTATTCGTATTTGAGTTTTCTTTCAGATTTCGATCGAATCGTTGACCCCTTTTTTAAAGATTTGCCAATGGCAATTTTGGAAAAGCTATCAAATGTAGAAAGTCTTCCTGTTCAAGGGGGCGGCTGGAAAAAGCCAAGAGATATTCGGATAGCACCACCAGAATTCCAAAACCTTTTTCCGCCGCAAATAGCTGAAAAGCTATTTAATTTTTATTATCTTGATAAGCGTTGTAAAAAAGAATTTGAGATGTTGAAGATATTAGGTGTGAAAAGTTTAACGGATGAAGATTTGGTTGATATTTTTAGGGCGCAGCAGGATTGGCTAGATAGCCAATCGGTTGAATGGAAGTCTAATTTTTACGCCTTCTTAGCGACGCGAAATATTAGTACATTACTAATGGCTGGCATATCTTCCGTTAATTGCATTCCTCTTGCTGGTGGTGGGTTTGCTGCTCCAGATGATGGGGATGCTTATTATCCGCTTGGTAAAAATAAAAAATATGGATTTGAGGGGGAGTTAACATTTGTTGATAACAATATATGCGAACTCGCTATCTCGAAATGTAAAGAGGCTTATGAATTTTTTGCGAAAATTAATATTAAACAACCAGACTCATATACAGTCATTAAATCTCATATCCTTCCATTGCACAGTTCTGAGGGGCGGAAATCATCTGAGAACGAGGCATTAATTGGCCATTTAAGATATGTAAAGGATAATTTTGAAGCGTTCATCGCATCTGAGGCCAAAAATGAAAACATTTTTGCAGTAAATAGGGCTACTAGAGTCATTTCTAATGGAATGTATATTGGCTCGAAATCCAAAGACAAGCAGGAGTGGGTTTTTGCAAAACCGGATACTCTATATATAAGCGATGAATATGACCCTTCATTCTCAATAGAGCGTTTTCTTAAGTCATCAATTGGTAAGGAAGTACTAGTTTCTGCAAGTTATATTGACGAAACAGCTTCAAATATTTTTGAAGAAAAAAAATCATGGATATTATTTTTTAAGCAAATTGGAATTATTGATTATCCTCGTGTGGTTGATGGCACAAACCCTTCGCCGTCCGAGGAATTGCAATTATTGCTGGATTCTGAAAATTCAGAAATTAGAAAAGCTACACTTGAAATAATTGATAAAAATTGGGACTATTACCAGGACAAGCTCGAGACATCATTAGGCTCTCGTCGTAAATCCCCAACTATGGTGAGTAGTCATTTTGCAAATGCACTATCAGGAATGTTTGCTCCAGTAAATAAGCGGGGCAATATTCCAATAAGCCAATCTTATTATCGGAATCAGGATATCGAAGATATTTTTGGTGATACGCCACCTTATTTAACGGCAACAATATTTAATGAAGAGTTATTGGATATTTGCGGCATAACCTATCAAGTTGACTCTGAGGCCTGTGTTAAAAGGCTTAAGCAGCTTAAGGAGGCAGGCGGTGAAACGGGCGCTCAGCTAAAGGCTATATATAGGAAGCTCGAAACTCTATGGGATGAAAATACTGACTTTCAATTTAGTTACTATGGACTAATAAGGATAAAGAAAAAAGGCGATGTGTTTTGGGCAAAAAAAGATGAGGTGACTTGGGCTTCAAATGAACAATTCCTCGATTCCATATATCCACCCCTAGAGCAGACTTATCGAGATTTCCATGGATTTTTTGTAGGAAAACTAGGGGTAACTGAAAAGTTATCAATTTCCCAGAAAATTGTGGCACTCACTGAATTAGATTCAATCCCAGATCAGCAAAAGAAGAAGGAAGAGGCGATAAGGATATATAAGCAGGCAGGGAGAGAGTACGACGATGCTATTAAAAATAATCTTGATATAGATGATTGGCTCGATTTCATTAGAAGTAATGCTGTATACCTAAATCAGCATAGTCAGATGGTTTCCAATTCAGATAATCTTTATGTGAATGATTTTGATGAATATGGAGAACTTTTTTTTGATGAAGAAAGACTTTCATTTCTTGCTATCCCATCGGCTGAAATTCCACGATTAAGAAATTTATTCTCTGAAATTCCAATTGATTTTGTTTCTGAAAATATAGAGAAGCGAGTACTGCTTGATTCGCGTGGTGTGCTCGATGAGTATATGACAACTAAAATTAAGGAGTTAACACCTTTTTTTGCTCGTGTTTTTTATCACAAGAATCCTCGCGCCTTTGAAGAAGCGATGGAAAATCATAAATTTAGCATTCTTGCAAATGTAAAAGTTTTTAAACTAAAAGATTTAAATGTTGAGATAGAACTTTCGGAAATAGTTAAACGCTCGAAAATTGATGCCATATATGATTCAGGTAGCATCTATTTGCAAGAGGATGCAAGTCCTGAAGAGGATTTAATCGCCGAAGAAATATGTAACTTTTTTGGTATTAAAAGTTCGGACCTTATCGCAAGATTATTACTAGCAAAAAATGACAGTGAGCTTGCAAATATCCTTAGAGTTAAAGGAGTTCCTGATTTACCAAGTGATGTTTCTAAGGGATTGGATGGATTAATTTTAGAAACCCCACTGGACTTAAATGGCGAGGAGGGGGCAAATGTCAATAATTCAGACGGTGACGATGCAGACCCAATACAGGTCAATACGCCTAATGTACCAACCGAATTCAAGGAGGATGGAAGTCAGTCGATCGCATCCACAACTAATAGCTCCTTAGAGCGCGGTGACTTTACTGGCGACGAAAAATTTAAAATACCCTCCTTGTTTGATAAAGCTGAAAAATTTGCATCCCCCAGCAGAACATCTCCCAATTTGAGCGAGTCTAGCGAGCCGGCATCCTCTGTAAATATTGGAGAATCTCATCTCACTCCTCAAAATAGCTCCTCAAAACGATCTGAAGATAACTTCAAAGAGCGCGCTTCTTCAGGCAGGCTAATCAGCTATGCTGATAGTGGCAAGGATTCAAGTGAGGAGGCTGGTGAACTTAGCGCTGAAGTCGTTGCCTCTCGCGATGCTACTGCAAGGGCTGCTGTTAAGTATTTTCTGGAAGAGCACAAAGCAAAATGGATTTCATTCACTGAGATGCCTCATAACAATCCCGGATTCGATGTTAAGGCAACTTCATTTGAGGGTATAGAGGAGTATATAGAGGTAAAAGGACAGACAAATGGTTGGACTGAGGAGGGTGTAATACTTACCCCAACAGAATTAAAGAAAGCCATTGAAGCTGGTGACAGATACTGGCTGTGTGTTGTCGAATTTGCGCAAGATGAAAACAGGCGCCGAAGCTATCTAATAAAGAATCCGTTTGAAAATACCAACCAATTTAGATTTGATTCTGGTTGGAAAACAATTGCGCAAAAAGATTCTTTAGAAATTTTGCAACCAGAGATTGGGTTGTATGTAAATATTCCTGATGTAGGAAAGGTTAAGATTGAAGATATTAAAGCATATGGTCAAATTTATAAAATATATTTTCTAGATGAAAATCAAAATAAAATTTCAAAAACATTTGCACCTTCGAAGATGATTTTGTCTAAAGATTAG
- a CDS encoding site-specific integrase has product MPQAKSFSSAELTQVLTYVQTTKHSVRNRAMLLLTHWGGLRVGEVAALRICDVLDGENQVKSEIRLLPEQTKGRHPRTVFLNERLKAELQAFANEIAIKDRNYAFFPTQKFPKRGFTANTLTQHFKHIYKESGIAGATSHSGRRSFITNLASKGIGVRVLMSLAGHRNIGTTQAYIDVNDDMKRRAVELI; this is encoded by the coding sequence ATGCCACAAGCAAAATCGTTTAGTAGTGCAGAACTTACCCAAGTTTTGACATATGTACAAACCACCAAACACAGCGTGCGTAACCGCGCTATGTTGCTATTAACCCATTGGGGTGGGCTCAGAGTAGGGGAAGTAGCAGCCCTGCGTATATGCGATGTTTTAGACGGGGAAAATCAGGTGAAAAGTGAGATCCGCTTATTGCCAGAGCAAACCAAAGGACGCCATCCAAGAACGGTCTTTCTTAATGAACGCTTAAAGGCAGAGCTTCAAGCTTTTGCCAATGAGATCGCCATTAAAGACCGTAACTACGCATTCTTCCCTACACAGAAGTTTCCTAAGCGTGGGTTTACTGCAAATACCTTAACGCAGCACTTTAAGCACATCTATAAAGAGTCTGGAATAGCTGGTGCTACTAGTCATAGTGGTCGTAGGAGCTTTATTACCAATCTTGCTAGCAAAGGAATTGGTGTGCGTGTACTAATGAGCTTAGCGGGTCATCGCAATATCGGCACTACACAGGCATATATTGATGTGAATGACGATATGAAGCGCAGGGCAGTTGAGCTCATTTAG
- a CDS encoding DUF6641 family protein: protein MSTLNSLKLVAVIKPAKLPPVVQRRNKLSDKIWEQIQLAEAKSNGGTYAPLKSKRLKDLEGNIKLLEVPKRIKPWWFTAPNGKVCLILRYGSKVLEIAQGKSAIELDKPAELIPTLQKIKTAVEAGELDHLINAATEAVRMGFKH, encoded by the coding sequence ATGAGCACACTAAATTCACTTAAATTAGTAGCCGTTATAAAACCAGCTAAGTTACCACCAGTTGTCCAAAGAAGAAATAAGCTATCCGATAAGATCTGGGAGCAGATCCAATTGGCGGAAGCTAAAAGCAATGGAGGCACATATGCTCCACTAAAATCCAAACGCCTTAAAGATCTAGAGGGTAATATCAAGCTGTTAGAGGTACCCAAGCGTATTAAACCCTGGTGGTTTACTGCCCCAAATGGCAAAGTCTGCTTGATACTGCGATACGGATCCAAAGTGCTTGAAATAGCACAGGGCAAATCTGCTATTGAACTAGATAAGCCCGCAGAACTTATTCCAACATTACAAAAGATTAAGACTGCGGTTGAAGCAGGAGAACTAGATCACTTAATTAATGCTGCAACTGAAGCGGTAAGAATGGGATTTAAACATTAA